The Camelus bactrianus isolate YW-2024 breed Bactrian camel chromosome 32, ASM4877302v1, whole genome shotgun sequence genome includes a region encoding these proteins:
- the OSM gene encoding oncostatin-M has translation MRPQLVQRTLLSLVLGLLFLSTAATGKCSGKYHELLQQLQSQADLMQDTSTLLDPYIHFQGLDQAGLKEHCKESPGAFPSEDTLRGLSQRGFLRTLNATLGHVLHRLTALQQDLTIAQDQGRNIRGFRSNIHCMSQLLRGSSEVETAEPTQPGPEATLPPTPSSDTFQHKLQGCRFLRGYHRFMHSAGQVFKEWADSRSQSRSRRHRPPRALQRGARRMRPFRRDERLMPRGQLPR, from the exons ATGCGGCCACAGCTTGTGCAGAGGACACTGCTCA gtCTGGTCCTCGGACTCCTGTTCCTGAGCACGGCAGCCACTGGCAAGTGCTCGGGCAAGTACCATGAGCTCCTCCAGCAGCTCCAGAGTCAGGCGGACCTCATGCAGGACACCAGCACACTCCTGGACCCCTAC ATCCACTTCCAAGGCCTGGATCAGGCTGGACTGAAGGAGCACTGCAAGGAGAGCCCTGGAGCCTTTCCCAGCGAAGATACCCTGCGGGGGCTCAGCCAGCGGGGCTTCTTGCGGACCCTCAACGCCACGCTGGGCCACGTCCTGCACAGACTGACTGCTTTACAGCAGGATCTCACCATAGCCCAGGACCAGGGGCGGAACATTCGCGGCTTCAGGAGTAACATCCATTGCATGTCCCAGCTGCTTCGAGGCTCCTCGGAGGTGGAGACAGCTGAGCCCACTCAGCCGGGCCCGGAGGCCACACTGCCGCCCACCCCCTCCTCAGACACCTTTCAGCACAAACTGCAGGGCTGCAGGTTCCTGCGCGGCTACCACCGCTTCATGCACTCGGCGGGGCAGGTCTTCAAGGAGTGGGCGGATAGCCGGAGCCAGAGTCGGAGCCGGAGACACAGGCCCCCCCGGGCTCTACAGAGGGGGGCCCGCAGGATGCGACCCTTCAGGAGGGATGAGAGACTCATGCCCAGGGGCCAGCTGCCCCGGTAG